A genomic stretch from Candidatus Nitrotoga arctica includes:
- a CDS encoding Rne/Rng family ribonuclease produces the protein MKRMLFNATQAEELRVAIVDGQKLIDLDIESAGKEQRKSNIYKAIITRIEPSLEAAFVEYGGNRHGFLPFKEVSPINYLNQEGSGRPSIKEALREGQELLIQVEKDERGNKGAALTTYISLAGRYIVLMPNNPSGGGVSRRVEGEERNELRDILSQLEVPQGASIIARTAGIGRNLEELQWDLNYLKQLWDAIESAAKTEKAPSLIYLESSLVVRAIRDYFHPEIGEILVDTDDIYQQARAFMSTVMPNNVHVIKRYQDDVPLFSRFQVEHQIESAHARQVNLPSGGAIVIDHTEALTAIDINSARATRGADIESTALNTNLEAAEEIARQMRLRDLGGLIVIDFIDMESTRNQREVENRLRDALHYDRARVQTGKISRFGLLELSRQRLQPSLEETSHTPCPRCNGIGHIRGIESSALHILRIIREEAMKEHSAAIHVQVPLDVATFLLNEKRAEIHQIESRLTVVITLIPNANMETPHYTVTRLRQDDMTAENLQASYKLVAIPEANHVTAKAAQETKPQRPQAVVQGVTPPQPAPMRAVRGASQPSIFTKLIGWLKSLGAEKMPEKLVPKPRTNNPPRRERESRSPSGNRPDSSRPEGNRQRNNPRRDREETHPRVEKTVQTAPKTQEPRAARPPRPPRVPVETAVLESIAKVATVTEPAEEHSQSTGRKRGRRGGQRERERRDQQAAGQLPGEESILTQTTPNAVMNAVETTHHSEPAEPQNIQNIEPRQLPVEQANISTQAGSTTNGNGLVQIETDAVKRSSAAAATQIETAPPASRRRSRPREIYSMENNEPLVQIETQQTLNL, from the coding sequence ATGAAACGCATGTTATTCAATGCGACACAAGCGGAAGAACTCCGTGTCGCCATTGTCGACGGTCAAAAATTGATCGACCTCGACATTGAATCCGCTGGCAAAGAGCAACGCAAAAGCAATATATACAAGGCCATAATTACCCGTATCGAACCCAGCCTGGAAGCAGCCTTCGTCGAATATGGTGGCAACCGCCACGGTTTCCTGCCATTCAAAGAAGTTTCCCCCATTAATTATCTGAATCAAGAAGGTAGCGGCCGTCCCAGCATCAAGGAAGCATTGCGCGAAGGCCAGGAACTGCTCATCCAGGTGGAAAAAGACGAGCGCGGCAATAAGGGAGCCGCACTAACTACTTATATTAGTCTGGCTGGCCGCTATATTGTGCTGATGCCAAATAATCCCAGCGGTGGCGGCGTATCTCGCCGTGTCGAAGGCGAAGAGCGAAATGAACTGCGCGACATCCTGTCGCAATTGGAAGTGCCGCAAGGTGCAAGTATCATCGCACGCACTGCTGGAATTGGCCGCAATCTAGAAGAGCTGCAATGGGATCTCAACTACCTCAAACAATTGTGGGATGCCATCGAAAGTGCGGCAAAAACCGAAAAAGCACCATCACTAATCTACCTCGAAAGTAGCCTGGTGGTGCGCGCCATACGCGACTATTTCCACCCTGAAATCGGTGAAATTCTAGTCGACACGGATGATATCTATCAGCAGGCTCGGGCTTTCATGAGCACGGTCATGCCCAACAATGTCCATGTAATCAAACGATATCAAGATGACGTACCTTTGTTCTCGCGTTTCCAGGTTGAGCATCAGATTGAATCGGCACATGCACGCCAAGTAAATCTTCCCTCCGGGGGCGCCATTGTTATCGATCATACCGAAGCACTCACCGCAATCGATATCAACTCAGCACGCGCCACGCGCGGCGCAGATATAGAATCGACCGCGCTCAACACCAATCTGGAAGCTGCCGAAGAAATTGCACGGCAGATGCGTCTGCGCGATTTGGGTGGTCTGATCGTGATCGATTTTATCGACATGGAAAGCACCCGCAACCAGCGTGAAGTAGAAAATCGCCTGCGCGATGCATTGCATTATGACCGTGCGCGTGTGCAGACGGGGAAGATCTCGCGCTTCGGTCTGCTGGAACTGTCGCGCCAACGCCTGCAACCCAGCCTGGAAGAAACCAGTCACACCCCCTGCCCCCGTTGTAACGGCATCGGCCATATCCGCGGCATCGAATCTTCCGCCTTGCACATCCTGCGTATCATTCGGGAAGAAGCGATGAAAGAACACAGTGCCGCTATCCACGTACAAGTGCCATTAGATGTCGCCACCTTCTTGCTTAATGAGAAGCGCGCTGAAATACACCAAATCGAATCACGGCTAACGGTGGTCATTACGCTGATTCCTAATGCAAATATGGAAACCCCGCACTATACTGTGACCCGCTTGCGCCAAGACGACATGACCGCCGAAAACTTGCAAGCCAGCTACAAATTGGTGGCGATACCGGAAGCAAACCATGTCACTGCCAAAGCCGCGCAAGAAACCAAACCGCAGCGCCCCCAAGCGGTAGTTCAAGGTGTCACGCCTCCACAGCCCGCTCCAATGCGAGCAGTCCGGGGTGCCTCGCAACCTTCTATTTTCACTAAGCTAATAGGCTGGCTCAAGTCACTGGGTGCGGAAAAAATGCCCGAAAAGCTAGTCCCCAAACCGCGCACCAATAACCCGCCTCGACGTGAACGAGAAAGCCGTAGCCCAAGTGGTAACCGTCCGGATAGTAGTCGACCAGAGGGCAACCGTCAGCGCAATAATCCGCGTCGTGATCGTGAAGAAACTCATCCACGCGTAGAAAAAACTGTGCAAACAGCACCCAAAACACAAGAACCGCGCGCTGCACGTCCGCCCCGACCACCGCGCGTACCAGTCGAAACAGCGGTATTGGAAAGCATAGCAAAAGTTGCAACTGTAACTGAACCAGCGGAAGAGCATAGTCAGAGCACTGGACGTAAGCGCGGTCGGCGCGGTGGTCAGCGCGAGCGCGAACGGCGTGATCAGCAGGCAGCCGGGCAACTACCCGGTGAAGAATCTATCCTGACCCAAACCACACCTAATGCTGTAATGAACGCCGTTGAAACCACGCACCACAGCGAACCTGCGGAGCCACAAAATATTCAAAATATAGAACCGCGCCAACTTCCTGTTGAGCAAGCAAATATATCAACTCA